One genomic segment of Pseudomonas sp. RU47 includes these proteins:
- a CDS encoding LysR family transcriptional regulator, with translation MMTLRQIRHFIAVAETGSISAAAQTAFISQSTLTLAIQQLEEEIGVSLFSRHAKGMTLTHQGHQFLRQAHLILATVDNAKRSLQQSTDQVAGQLIVGVTSLVAGYYLADLLTRFQRAYPNVEIRVMEDERPYIEHLLVSGEIDVGVLILSNLEDRHALQTEVLTHSPHRLWLPAQHPLLEHDSINLADVAREPLIQLNVDEMDRNAQRLWRGAGLQPKITLRTASTEAVRSLVAAGLGVSIQPDMTYRPWSLEGDIIEARPIADLNQTLDVGLAWRRGTARPALVDPFLTVAREQPHGGRKPSI, from the coding sequence ATGATGACCCTGCGTCAGATCCGTCACTTCATCGCCGTGGCCGAGACCGGTTCAATCTCCGCCGCCGCGCAAACTGCATTCATTTCCCAATCGACCCTGACCCTGGCGATCCAGCAACTGGAGGAGGAAATCGGCGTCAGCCTGTTCAGCCGCCACGCCAAGGGCATGACGCTGACACACCAAGGTCATCAATTCCTACGCCAAGCGCACCTGATTCTGGCGACCGTGGACAACGCCAAGCGCAGCCTGCAACAGAGCACCGATCAGGTCGCCGGGCAGTTGATCGTCGGCGTGACCAGTCTGGTCGCCGGTTATTACCTGGCAGATTTGCTTACCCGGTTTCAACGTGCCTACCCCAACGTCGAAATCCGCGTGATGGAAGACGAGCGCCCTTACATCGAGCATTTGCTGGTCAGTGGCGAGATCGATGTCGGCGTGTTGATCCTCTCCAACCTCGAAGATCGCCACGCCTTGCAGACTGAAGTACTGACCCATTCACCGCACCGTTTGTGGCTTCCGGCCCAGCATCCACTGCTGGAACACGACAGCATCAACCTCGCTGACGTCGCCCGCGAGCCTTTGATTCAGCTAAATGTCGATGAGATGGATCGCAACGCCCAGCGATTGTGGCGCGGCGCCGGGCTGCAACCAAAAATAACCCTGAGAACCGCATCCACCGAGGCCGTGCGAAGTCTGGTCGCCGCCGGTTTGGGCGTGTCGATTCAGCCGGACATGACTTATCGCCCCTGGTCACTGGAAGGCGACATCATCGAAGCGCGGCCCATCGCCGACCTCAACCAGACTCTCGACGTTGGCCTGGCCTGGCGCCGCGGCACCGCGCGCCCCGCATTGGTCGACCCCTTCCTGACCGTGGCCCGCGAACAACCTCACGGCGGGCGCAAGCCATCTATTTAA
- a CDS encoding tellurite resistance TerB family protein yields MNTRGLLDQLLKSGQDLLQNKAGGTQNRPAAGGLGGLLGGASSSGGLGSLLSGAGGGALAAGAMGLLLGNKKVRKVGGKVAIYGGLAALGVLAYKAYGNYNAQKGIAPQTEPQTLDRLPPAQAEQHSQAILKALVAAAKADGHIDDRERQLIEGEFTKLDNDQELQHWLHAELNKPLDPTDVARAASTPEMAAEMYIASVMLVDEENFMEKSYLDELARQLKLEPGLKVELEKQVRLASV; encoded by the coding sequence ATGAACACCCGTGGATTGCTCGATCAACTGCTCAAGTCCGGCCAGGATCTGTTGCAGAACAAGGCTGGCGGAACGCAGAACAGACCGGCTGCCGGTGGCTTGGGCGGTTTGCTTGGCGGCGCCTCTAGCTCCGGTGGCCTCGGCAGTCTGCTGTCAGGTGCAGGTGGCGGTGCATTGGCGGCTGGCGCGATGGGCCTGTTGCTCGGTAACAAGAAAGTGCGCAAGGTCGGCGGCAAAGTTGCGATCTACGGCGGGCTCGCAGCGCTTGGCGTACTGGCCTACAAAGCCTACGGCAACTACAACGCCCAGAAAGGCATCGCACCGCAAACCGAACCGCAAACCCTCGACCGCTTGCCACCGGCGCAAGCCGAGCAACACAGTCAGGCCATTCTCAAAGCCTTGGTCGCTGCCGCCAAAGCTGACGGCCATATCGATGATCGCGAGCGCCAACTGATCGAAGGCGAATTCACCAAGCTCGACAACGATCAGGAGCTACAGCACTGGCTGCACGCCGAACTCAACAAACCCCTCGACCCGACCGATGTCGCCCGCGCCGCGAGTACGCCGGAGATGGCAGCGGAGATGTACATCGCCAGTGTGATGTTGGTGGACGAGGAAAACTTTATGGAGAAGTCATATCTGGATGAACTGGCGCGCCAGTTGAAGCTGGAGCCGGGTTTGAAGGTGGAGCTGGAAAAGCAGGTGCGGCTGGCCTCTGTGTAA
- a CDS encoding methyl-accepting chemotaxis protein, with translation MKNWTLRQRILASFAVIIAIMLLMVVVSYSRLLKIETSENSVRDDAIPGVYYSSMIRGAWVDSYLQTQELLGLKEGEGISSEDAADYKAFEARLQEQMANYRKTMATDEDRTEFAAFEKYHDAYIQIQDAVLDLHKRNLEADAVRMFHDKLTPAWYSGRMKLNDIIGENKKVADQAMNNIDDAVAAAKVSMFISLLVAVLAAGLCGLLLMRAIMAPMNRIVQILETMRTGDLSSRLNLERKDEFGAVETGFNDMMTELTALVSQAQRSSVQVTTSVTEIAATSKQQQATATETAATTTEIGATSREIAATSRDLVRTMTEVSTAADQASVLAGSGQQGLARMEDTMHSVMGAADLVNAKLAILNEKAGNINQVVVTIVKVADQTNLLSLNAAIEAEKAGEYGRGFAVVATEVRRLADQTAVATYDIEQMVREIQSAVSAGVMGMDKFSEEVRRGMSEVQQVGEQLSQIIHQVQALAPRVLMVNEGMQAQATGAEQINHALVQLGDASSQTVESLRQASFAIDELSQVAVGLRSGVSRFKV, from the coding sequence GTGAAGAACTGGACGTTGCGCCAACGCATTTTGGCGAGCTTTGCGGTGATTATCGCCATTATGTTGCTGATGGTCGTCGTCTCTTATTCGCGACTGTTGAAGATTGAAACCAGTGAAAACAGCGTGCGCGATGACGCGATTCCCGGCGTCTACTACAGCTCGATGATCCGTGGCGCCTGGGTCGACAGCTATCTGCAGACCCAAGAATTGCTCGGGCTCAAGGAAGGCGAGGGGATTTCCAGCGAGGACGCAGCGGACTACAAGGCGTTCGAGGCGCGTTTGCAGGAGCAGATGGCCAACTATCGCAAGACCATGGCCACCGACGAGGACCGGACCGAGTTCGCGGCGTTCGAGAAGTACCACGACGCCTACATCCAGATTCAGGATGCCGTGCTGGACCTGCACAAGCGCAACCTGGAAGCGGACGCGGTCAGGATGTTCCACGACAAGCTCACACCCGCCTGGTATTCCGGGCGCATGAAGCTCAACGACATCATTGGCGAAAACAAGAAAGTCGCCGATCAGGCCATGAACAATATCGATGATGCCGTGGCCGCAGCCAAAGTCAGCATGTTCATTTCCCTGTTGGTCGCGGTCCTGGCCGCCGGCCTGTGTGGTCTGTTGTTGATGCGCGCAATCATGGCGCCGATGAACCGCATCGTGCAGATCCTCGAAACCATGCGCACTGGCGACCTCAGTTCGCGCCTGAACCTTGAGCGCAAGGACGAATTCGGCGCCGTCGAAACCGGCTTCAACGACATGATGACCGAGCTGACTGCGTTGGTGTCGCAGGCACAGCGCTCGTCGGTGCAGGTGACCACCTCGGTGACCGAGATCGCCGCGACCTCCAAGCAACAGCAAGCCACCGCCACCGAAACCGCAGCGACCACCACCGAAATCGGCGCGACCTCCCGCGAGATTGCCGCCACGTCGCGCGATCTGGTGCGAACAATGACTGAAGTCTCCACCGCCGCCGATCAGGCTTCGGTGCTCGCCGGCTCGGGCCAGCAAGGCTTGGCGCGCATGGAAGACACCATGCATTCGGTGATGGGCGCGGCCGATCTGGTCAACGCCAAACTGGCGATCCTCAATGAGAAGGCCGGCAACATCAACCAGGTGGTGGTGACCATCGTCAAGGTTGCCGACCAGACCAACCTGTTGTCGCTCAACGCGGCGATTGAAGCCGAGAAGGCCGGTGAATACGGTCGCGGTTTTGCTGTGGTCGCCACCGAAGTGCGACGTCTGGCGGATCAGACCGCTGTCGCCACTTACGACATCGAGCAGATGGTGCGCGAAATCCAGTCGGCGGTGTCTGCCGGGGTGATGGGTATGGACAAGTTCTCCGAAGAGGTGCGCCGTGGCATGTCCGAAGTGCAGCAAGTCGGCGAACAGCTGTCGCAGATCATCCATCAAGTGCAGGCACTGGCGCCGCGGGTGTTGATGGTCAACGAGGGCATGCAGGCTCAGGCCACCGGCGCCGAGCAGATCAACCATGCGCTGGTGCAGTTGGGTGACGCCAGCAGCCAGACCGTCGAGTCGCTGCGTCAGGCCAGTTTCGCCATCGACGAACTGAGCCAGGTGGCCGTCGGGCTGCGCAGCGGCGTTTCGCGATTCAAAGTCTGA
- a CDS encoding chemotaxis protein CheW: MSDIIAKRSAAQVAKPALFLLFRIGSERYALRATEVAEVLPRLPLKPIARAPQWVAGVFAYRGAVVPVIDLSALTFGHPAEARTSTRLVLVNYQPDESQPAQWLGLILEQATDTLRCHPHEFAPYGLDNREAPYLGPVREDAQGLVQWVRVNDLLDDAVRRLLFPDPPLNPAQLEAQA, translated from the coding sequence ATGAGCGACATCATCGCCAAACGCAGCGCCGCGCAGGTGGCGAAGCCGGCGTTGTTCCTGCTGTTTCGCATCGGCAGCGAGCGTTACGCCCTGCGCGCCACCGAAGTGGCGGAGGTGCTGCCGCGTCTGCCGTTGAAGCCGATCGCGCGGGCGCCACAGTGGGTGGCCGGCGTGTTCGCCTATCGCGGCGCGGTAGTTCCGGTAATTGACCTCAGCGCATTGACCTTCGGCCATCCCGCCGAAGCGCGCACCAGTACGCGGCTGGTGCTGGTGAATTACCAGCCTGATGAGTCGCAACCGGCGCAATGGCTCGGACTGATTCTGGAACAGGCCACCGACACCCTGCGCTGCCATCCTCATGAGTTTGCGCCCTACGGCCTCGACAACCGCGAGGCGCCCTACCTCGGCCCGGTTCGCGAAGATGCTCAGGGGTTGGTGCAGTGGGTACGGGTCAATGACCTGCTTGATGATGCCGTGCGCCGTTTGCTGTTCCCCGATCCGCCGCTCAATCCGGCGCAGCTTGAGGCGCAGGCATGA